Proteins from one Ananas comosus cultivar F153 linkage group 5, ASM154086v1, whole genome shotgun sequence genomic window:
- the LOC109709975 gene encoding uncharacterized protein LOC109709975 — protein MHCSLLPFLSISPKTKSKQIKMASSSSSSSSSSSSSSSSSSSSYLSLLFLLLIISVIISSSSSQSTLCRTACGGIPIRYPFGIDDGCGSPYYRNMLVCNSSNSTLLLRTPSGTYPVASIDYADPHLIITDPSMWTCPHAAAATTTTSASVRSAAPPFSLDTSTRFSLSSKNDFLFFGCDPDAVIVAPKPNYCDRFPDRCDSACDSAAYLCRNLPGCPDASAAAGCCGYNPKASQSTRMMLRHCRSYASVYWRTVGGGLPPYDQVPEYGVRVDFEIPVTTRCLQCRDTNRDGGGLCGFDTRTRSFLCLCQDGNATAYCPDGGLSRHRASTGVIAGTAVFSIGGAVSGGYLVWHFLKRKSNKVVTCGVQSNENRIF, from the exons ATGCATTGTTCCCTTTTGCCTTTCCTATCTATCTCacccaaaaccaaatcaaagcaaatcaaaatggcttcctcctcctcctcctcctcctcctcatcatcatcgtcgtcgtcgtcgtcgtcgtcgtcatacTTATCACTCCTTTTCCTGCTCCTGATCATCTCTGTgatcatctcctcctcctcctctcagtCGACCTTGTGCCGCACCGCCTGCGGCGGCATTCCGATACGCTACCCCTTCGGCATCGACGACGGCTGCGGCAGCCCCTACTACCGCAACATGCTCGTCTGCAACTCCTCCAACTccaccctcctcctccgcacTCCCTCCGGCACGTATCCGGTCGCGTCCATCGACTACGCCGATCCCCACCTCATCATAACCGACCCCTCCATGTGGACGTGCCCCcatgcagcagcagcaacaacaacaacgtcGGCATCCGTTCGGTCCGCTGCGCCGCCGTTCAGCCTCGACACGAGCACGCGCTTCTCCCTCTCCTCGAAGAACGACTTCCTCTTCTTCGGCTGCGACCCCGACGCCGTCATCGTCGCCCCGAAGCCCAACTACTGCGACCGCTTCCCCGACCGCTGCGACTCGGCGTGCGACAGCGCCGCGTACCTGTGCCGCAACCTGCCGGGCTGCCCCGACGCGAGTGCCGCCGCCGGCTGCTGCGGCTACAATCCGAAGGCGTCGCAGTCGACGAGGATGATGCTGCGGCACTGCCGGTCGTACGCCAGCGTGTACTGGCGGACGGTCGGGGGAGGGCTGCCGCCGTATGATCAGGTGCCGGAATACGGAGTCCGGGTCGACTTCGAGATTCCGGTGACCACCCGCTGCCTGCAGTGCAGAGACACGAATCGGGATGGCGGGGGGTTGTGTGGATTTGATACCCGGACGAGAAGTTTCCTCTGCCTCTGCCAGGACGGGAATGCCACCGCCTACTGTCCAG ATGGTGGATTATCAAGACATCGAGCTTCAACTGGTGTAATTGCAG GGACTGCTGTATTCTCCATTGGTGGGGCTGTGAGCGGTGGGTATCTCGTCTGGCACTTCCTTAAAAGGAAATCAAACAAAGTTGTGACATGCGGTGTCCAAAGCAACGAAAACAGGATCTTTTAA
- the LOC109710958 gene encoding uncharacterized protein LOC109710958, with amino-acid sequence MAAWEALDAFLAGTSKAFVTPIAIFVQIQGCVICLTLAVGWCFAAFVRNRVIRRMKHNIEGGNPFAFICEDINDLEHSAQLNLPRVSVVMPLKGFGEHNLQNWRSQITSLYGGPVEFIFVVESTDDPAYNAVSLLISEFKDNIDAKVVIAGLSTTCSQKIHNQLVGVERMHKDSKYVLFLDDDVRLHPGSIGALTAEMEKNPEIFIQTGYPLDLPSGSLGSYCIYEYHMPCSMGFATGGKTFFLWGGCMMMHAEDFRKDLYGIVSGLQDGGYSDDMTLAAIAGQYKRLISSPPVAVFPHPLASDLSFSRYWNYLRKQTFVLESYVSRVNWLMNRALFSSHCYLSWGFVWPYFMAMIHVATALRAPYSERLSTEVSDSSCGLLLAGCLLVCTLIELTSMWNLTKVEIQLCNILSPEGPRVSLGSYNWGLVFLAMLVDNFLYPISAMRSHFSQSINWSGIRYYLKDGKINKIERLKENGSNYTDLGGKHLYRKMICPPKTSFLSSLSRSLVQWRQPKKYDS; translated from the exons ATGGCGGCGTGGGAAGCTCTGGACGCATTTTTGGCAGGGACGAGCAAAGCTTTTGTTACTCCCATCGCCATTTTCGTTCAGATCCAG GGATGTGTAATTTGTTTAACTCTTGCCGTTGGATGGTGTTTTGCTGCCTTTGTCAG GAATAGAGTAATACGACGCATGAAGCATAATATTGAAGGTGGTAACCCTTTCGCATTTATATGTGAGGATATAAATGATCTTGAGCACTCGGCTCAGCTAAACTTGCCTAGAGTGTCAGTTGTCATGCCTTTGAAGGGCTTTGGAGAACACAATTTGCAAAACTGGAGAAGTCAA ATCACTTCTCTTTACGGAGGACCAGTCGAGTTCATTTTTGTAGTAGAAAGTACTGATGATCCTGCATACAATGCTGTATCTCTACTAATCTCAGAGTTCAAG GATAACATTGATGCGAAGGTTGTTATAGCTGGATTGTCAACAACATGCAGCCAGAAAATCCATAATCAGTTA GTTGGTGTTGAAAGGATGCATAAGGACAGCAAGTATGTATTATTTTTGGATGATGATGTTAGGCTGCATCCAGGATCAATTGGAGCCCTAACAGCAGAAATGGAGAAGAACCCAGAG ATATTTATTCAAACTGGATATCCTCTTGATTTGCCCTCTGGGAGCTTGGGTAGTTACTGTATTTATGAATATCACATG CCTTGTTCAATGGGATTTGCAACTGGAGGGAAAACTTTCTTTTTATGGGGAGGTTGCATGATG ATGCATGCTGAAGATTTTAGAAAAGATTTATATGGTATCGTTAGTGGACTACAAGATGGTGGATACTCAGATGATATGACGCTAGCAGCGATTGCTG GGCAATACAAAAGGCTTATATCTTCACCACCTGTTGCTGTGTTTCCTCATCCCCTTGCAAGTGATCTTAGCTTCTCAAG GTACTGGAATTACCTTAGGAAGCAGACATTTGTCCTTGAATCCTATGTATCAAGAGTTAACTGGCTGATGAACCGTGCGCTCTTTTCTTCACATTGCTACTTGTCCTGGGGATTTGTGTGGCCATACTTTATGGCAATGATTCATGTTGCAACAGCGCTAAGAGCACCATATAGTGAGCGGTTATCAACAGAAGTGTCTGACTCATCTTGCG GTTTGCTGCTCGCTGGATGCCTGCTTGTCTGCACTCTCATAGAACTTACTTCAATGTGGAACCTGACAAAAGTGGAGATTCAATTGTGCAACATATTATCCCCGGAGGGGCCAAGAGTCTCACTTGGTTCATATAATTGGGGACTT GTATTTCTTGCTATGCTGGTAGATAACTTCTTGTACCCTATTTCTGCCATGCGATCTCATTTTTCACAGTCAATAAACTGGTCTGGCATTCGGTATTACTTGAAAGATGGAAAAATTAACAAG ATTGAGAGATTAAAAGAGAATGGTTCAAACTATACTGATCTCGGAGGAAAACACTTATATCGGAAAATGATTTGCCCCCCGAAAACTTCCTTCCTCAGCTCCTTATCAAGAAGTTTGGTGCAATGGCGCCAGCCGAAGAAGTACGACAGCTAG